The Flavobacterium johnsoniae genomic sequence AAGCAGCATTTTCTTGAATTACTTTAAATACATCATCAGCAATTAATGGCGCATCTTGTCCATTTCTTGGATTTACGTAGTTGTACATATCTTTCATCGTTTCTGAGAAAGATTTTTTAGTATTTGAATGTAGATTAGAAATTGCTACACGAGCTGCCAATTGTGCATAATCTGGATGCGCAATAGTCATAGAAGCTGCCGTTTCTGCTGCAAGATTATCCAATTCAGAAGTAGAAACCCCATCATACAATCCCTCAATAACTCTCATGGCTACTTTTACAGGATCTACAAGTTCATTCAAGCCGTAACACAACTTTTTGATTCTTTCTGTAATCTTATCAAACATTACGGGCTCTCTGTGGCCATCTCTTTTTACTACATACATAAGCTTACCTTTTATAGTTATTGAAAAAATGAAAGTACTTAGAGAACGAACTCTGGCACTTAAACATTGCGTGTTTTTAAATTAATTTTAGAGAATTACCGAATTCTCAATAGTTACTTGTTTCAAATTCGAAAATCGAATTTAAATGCGTCATAAATTGTCATTGAACCTGCGACTTGGGGAAAGAGATTCAACCTTAAAAAAATCTGTAATCTTTTTTTAGCGTTGCTGGAAGATCAGGCGCTAAAAGTATTTTGTTACCTAAAAATCTGCATCAAATGAAATTTTTTGAGCATCGCTATCTGTGTTCATAACACCTGATTTTTGATACTCTGCAACACGTTTTTCAAAGAAATTAGTTTTTCCTTGAAGAGAGATCATGTCCATGAAATCAAACGGATTCGCTGATCCATATACACGCTCACATCCTAATTCTACCAATAATCTATCGGCAACGAACTCTAAATATTGTGTCATTAAAGTCGCGTTCATACCAATTAAACTTACCGGAAGAGATTCTGTAACAAATTGTCTTTCGATATCTAAAGCATCAACAATGATTTCTTTAATTCTCTCTTTTGGCACTTTGTTTACTAAATGGTGATTGTGCAAGTGAACTGCAAAATCACAATGTACGCCTTCGTCACGAGAAATCAACTCATTAGAGAATGTCAAACCTGGCATTAAACCACGTTTTTTCAACCAATAAATTGAACAGAAAGCACCTGAGAAAAAGATTCCTTCAACAGCAGCAAAAGCAATAAGTCTTTCAGCAAACGAATCTGACTCGATCCATTTTAAAGCCCATTCTGCTTTTTTAGCAATTGCAGGAAAAACTTCTAAAGCATTAAACAATTCTGTTTTTTCAGCTTCATCTTTCACGTAAGTATCAATTAATAATGAATAAGTTTCACTATGAATATTCTCCATCATGATTTGAAATCCATAGAAAAATTTCGCTTCAGCATATTGCACTTCGTTTACAAAGTTCTCAGCTAAGTTTTCATTTACGATTCCGTCAGAAGCGGCGAAAAATGCTAAAATATGTTTAATGAAGTATCTTTCGTCGTCATTCAACTTATTATTCCAATCTGTCAAATCTTGGTGTAGGTCGATTTCTTCGGCAGTCCAAAAACTTGCTTCCATCTTCTTGTACCATTCCCAAATATCATGATGTTTAATCGGAAAAATAACGAAGCGATTTTTATTTTCTTGTAATATTGGTTCGATTTGTGACATGACAGATTCTGTTAATTTTTTTATTGAATTTTTACTTATTCAGTAGACTACAAAGATTGTCAATTAACGTCAAAAATGAAAGTCAAACTTATTCACAATTTGATGTAGTTTTTAACAACGTTAAATTTTTGAAACATTTTTCATACAATAATTAATTTACTGTAAATGAATCGATTAAAACAGACAAATACACCTTGAAGCCCCGTAAAATATAGACTTTTTAATATAAAAAGCAAGAAATTTTAAAGAGTTTTAAAAAAGTTTTTTTGAGTTAAAACTTTATTTTTTTGAGTCAAAATATGTAGTCAAAATGACTATTATTTAAATGGTAGATTTTAAGAATTTTTATGTTCTTCGGCTACTTTTTCAAGTTCCAAATACCAATCTTCTCCAAAACGACGAATTAGCGCTTCTTTTACAAATTTGTAAACTGGAACTTCCAATTCTTTTCCTAAAGAACAAGCGTCGTCGCAAATATCCCATTTATCATAATTTACTGCAGCAAATTCTGTAAAGTCTTTTACGCGAATTGGATATAAATGACAAGAAACTGGTTTTTTCCAATCTACTATTCCTTGATTATAAGCTTGCTCGATTCCGCAAAGTGCTGTTTTTCCATCAAAGATTACATAAGCGCAATCTTTATTATCTATTAATGTAGTTTCAAGATCTCCATCCGTTCCTTTTACCCAAGTTCCTTGCGCTTCAATCGCTGCAATTCCTTCTTTTCTTAAAAAAGGTTTCACTTTCGGATAAATTTCTTCTAAGATTTTCGTTTCAGCCTCATTCAAAGGCGCGCCCGCATCTCCATCAACACAACAAGCTCCTTTACAAGCAGACAAGTTGCACACAAATTCTTTTTCCAGAATATCTTCTGAAATAATAGTTTTCCCTAACTGAAACATGATATAAAATACTGTTATTTATAAAGTGCAAAGATAGTCAAAGAAAACAGATATTTTTTTTAAAATTTAACCGCAAAGTTCGCAAGGCTTAACGCAAGGTTCGCAAAGATTATTTTTCAAAACTCCCTACAAGCAATTGAAACTTTGCGAACCTTGCGAATCAACTTTGCGTGCTTTGCGGTTAAACCTTTCATATATTTTACTATATGCAAAATAAAATGACAATTGTTACAAATATCACTTTTACAACCAGTAAAACGTGTTTTTATAACAAAAATACATTCTAACAAAAAATCACCTAACTTTATTAACTACTTTTGCAGCAGTTTTTTAAACCTTAAAAATCAAAGCGATATGTTAGAAATCGATTTTAAAGAAATCATTACCGTTAGTATGGTGCTTTTTGCAGTAATTGATATTGTCGGTTCAATTCCAATTATTGTGAATTTAAGAGCGAAGGTTGGACACATCGAATCTGAAAAAGCCTCTATAGTTGCTGGCGCCATTATGATTGTTTTTCTTTTTGTTGGAGAAGGTTTATTGAACTTAATTGGTATCGACGTGCATTCCTTCGCCGTTGCGGGTTCTTTCGTTTTATTCTTTCTTGCTTTAGAAATGATTTTAGGAATTAGAATTTATCGCGATGAAGAACCAGGATCTGCTTCTATCGTGCCTTTAGCTTTTCCTTTAATTGCTGGAGCAGGAACTATGACGACTTTATTATCACTTCGATCGCAATTTCATACTATTAACATTATCATTGCAATTTTACTTAATATCATCTTGGTTTATATTGTTTTGAAATCTTCTAAAAAAATCGAAAATTTGTTAGGAGAAAACGGACTTGGCGTAGTCCGTAAGACATTTGGTGTTATACTTTTAGCAATTGCTGTTAAATTATTCGCCGCTAATGTTAAAGGTTTGTTCGTCTAAAATATATTTTTATAAATTTACCCCATAAAATATTCTAAAATATAACTCTTAGTTATTTTCAGGAGTTCTACTTTATTATTTTAGACCAAACAGAAACAATCTTATGAAAATTTTTACTTCAATCTTAGTGCTTTTAGCATTAGCTTTAATCGTTTTTAATATTACGCTATTAGACTTTAAAAATCCTTTTCAAGGAGATAGTATTGTAGCTTTTATTGGAATCGCCGCTTCATTTTGCGCTGTTCTGATTCTTTTGATTTTTAGAATTTCAAAAAGAATCGAGGAAAAAATGAATGACAACAGATAATATGTTTGATGTTTTAATTATAGGCGGAGGAGTTTCAGGTATGTCCTGTGCCCTAGTTTTAGGATCCGCAAAAAACAAGGCATTTGTTACTGACAAAAAAATCGGAATTTTTACACACCAGAAAAATTCTTCTTTACAAGAGGCAATATTTTATAACGCTTACGGAATTACACCAGGAAAATTAGGTTCTGAATTGCTTACAGAAAGCACACAGGATTTAGCAACAAGTTACCCGCATATTACTCAGATTGCAAACGAGAAAGTATTGAAAGTTGAAGGAAGTTATCCTGAATTTACTGTAGTTACAAACAAGAATTCATACCAAACAAAAAATATTGTAATCGGAATTGGTTCTGCCAATACTTTTGACATTGAAGGTTTAATGCAATTTGTTGAACCTCACAAAAAAGCACTTCCAGAAAAACAGCGTATTCAGCTTAAAAACGAAGATCACAAAGTTGCAGAAGGCATTTATGCAATTGGAACTTTAGCAGGCTGGAGAAGCCAATTGGCAATTGCTGCAGGAAGCGGCGCTGCTGTCGCTACAGATATTCTTACTTTATGGAATAACGGTGTACAAACTCACGCACACGATAGTATTAGATAATTTTTTCTACCATTAAGGAATTAGAAAATTAAGTTTTAGCATGACGTAAACTTAATTATGAAGCTCCATTAAGATCAAATTAAAACACAATAAAAAACCATTAAAAGATTAAGACAACAAGCCGTAAAGCTTAATAAACTTAATCTCTTAATGGTTTTTAATTATTTTTTTAATTTATTTTACCGAAACAATTTCTGTTACTTTAATATGATTTTCATCTTCGGTTTTCCATTTTTCTCCTTTTACAGAAACCACATCACCTATTTTTAATTGTTTGTAATTTTGAGGTCCGCCAACATTTACAATGCTGATTGTTGCAAAATACACTTCTTTTGTGTCTGTTGTAATTTTTGCTGTGTAACCGTCTTTTCCTCCTTCTATTGATTCAACTTTTCCTGAAATCGGAGTATTTGCATCGTTTTTCATAGTTGTACAAGAGATCACAAAAGCCATTAGAAGCGCTAGTAAACTTATTCTTTTTAGATTTTTCATATATTTTGGTTTAACCGCGAAGTTCGCTAAGATTTACGCTAGGTTCGCAAGGTTTATTTTAAGTTTATATTATTTATTCTTTTCAAAATTTATGCCAGCTGAACGCAACTTCCCGCAATCACTTTTAAATTTTTACCGACCTTTTTCCAAACTCTTATATATTTGAAAACACCATTGATCGGATTACTATCGTAAGATCCTTTTAA encodes the following:
- a CDS encoding ribonucleotide-diphosphate reductase subunit beta, producing the protein MSQIEPILQENKNRFVIFPIKHHDIWEWYKKMEASFWTAEEIDLHQDLTDWNNKLNDDERYFIKHILAFFAASDGIVNENLAENFVNEVQYAEAKFFYGFQIMMENIHSETYSLLIDTYVKDEAEKTELFNALEVFPAIAKKAEWALKWIESDSFAERLIAFAAVEGIFFSGAFCSIYWLKKRGLMPGLTFSNELISRDEGVHCDFAVHLHNHHLVNKVPKERIKEIIVDALDIERQFVTESLPVSLIGMNATLMTQYLEFVADRLLVELGCERVYGSANPFDFMDMISLQGKTNFFEKRVAEYQKSGVMNTDSDAQKISFDADF
- a CDS encoding DUF3109 family protein gives rise to the protein MFQLGKTIISEDILEKEFVCNLSACKGACCVDGDAGAPLNEAETKILEEIYPKVKPFLRKEGIAAIEAQGTWVKGTDGDLETTLIDNKDCAYVIFDGKTALCGIEQAYNQGIVDWKKPVSCHLYPIRVKDFTEFAAVNYDKWDICDDACSLGKELEVPVYKFVKEALIRRFGEDWYLELEKVAEEHKNS
- a CDS encoding MarC family protein, whose product is MLEIDFKEIITVSMVLFAVIDIVGSIPIIVNLRAKVGHIESEKASIVAGAIMIVFLFVGEGLLNLIGIDVHSFAVAGSFVLFFLALEMILGIRIYRDEEPGSASIVPLAFPLIAGAGTMTTLLSLRSQFHTINIIIAILLNIILVYIVLKSSKKIENLLGENGLGVVRKTFGVILLAIAVKLFAANVKGLFV
- a CDS encoding FAD-dependent oxidoreductase, yielding MFDVLIIGGGVSGMSCALVLGSAKNKAFVTDKKIGIFTHQKNSSLQEAIFYNAYGITPGKLGSELLTESTQDLATSYPHITQIANEKVLKVEGSYPEFTVVTNKNSYQTKNIVIGIGSANTFDIEGLMQFVEPHKKALPEKQRIQLKNEDHKVAEGIYAIGTLAGWRSQLAIAAGSGAAVATDILTLWNNGVQTHAHDSIR